The Bacteroidales bacterium DNA segment GCTGGGGTTGCTTATCCCGGAAAGAGGTGACACACTTTTCTGAACACTCCCCTGTCTTCATTGCTAACTGCCAACTGCCCATTGCCAACTATCTTTTTATTGCCAACTGCCAACTGCCCATTGCCAACTATCTTTTTATTGCCAACTGCCAACTGCCCATTGCCAACTCTCTTTTTATTGCCAACTGCCAACTGCCAATTGCCAACTCTCTTTTTATTGCCAACTGCCAACTGCCCATTGCCAACTCTCTTTTTATTGCCAACTGCCAACTGCCAATTGCCAACTCTCTTTTTATTGCCAACTGCCAACTGCCAACTGCCAACTTGTTTCCCAATGGGTAAAAAGACTCTGAACGTACTCCCCTGATTCACAACGCTTTCCACTGTAATCGTGCCCCCATGCAATTCCACAAGTTCTTTCGTCAAAGCGAGTCCGATACCGGTTCCTTCACCGTCTTTGGTATATGAATCGCCTGCCTGGTAGAAACGGTCGAAGATGCGGGGGAGTTTCTCTGGGAGTATTCCAGCTCCGGTGTCTGAAATCAAAATTTCCACCATATCGAAGCTGTCAGAAGGTCTTCGGGCCTTCAGGTCTTCGGGTACCTCCATACGAACTCCCCGTTCACGAGGACCTGCAGACCTGTAGACCTGTAGACCCGTGAACCTGCCGACCTCAACAAGAATCCGTCCCCCATCCGCCGTCCACTTGAACGCATTCCCCAGCAAATTGAACAGGATCTTCTCGATCTTGTCCGGATCGACCAGGGCAGGGATGCCATCACTTTGAGCGGAAAACTCCAGCTGGATGCCTTTTAGCTTTGCTAAGGATTCAAACGATTGGACATACCGTTTGATCAAAGGGATGACATCCCTTTCTTCTAACTGCAGCTCCATTTTACCGGATTCCAGCCGGGAGAGTTCCAGCAGCTGGTTGATCAGATTCTGCAAACAGGTGGCATGGCGCTGCATGATGGCGATGTCCTGCTTTGATTCTTCATCCGTTGTTTTTGAGAACAGCTTCTGCAACGGACCGAGGATCAGCGTGAGGGGGGTGCGGAACTCGTGGCTGATGTTGGCAAAGAACCGGCTTTTCATGCTGTCGAGCTCTTTGAGCTTCTGGGCTTCAATATGCTCAATTTCAAGGGCATGCTTCAGCCGCTGCCGCTTCAGGTCATACTGTCTCCAAGCAATGATTGCGCCAACCAGCAACAATCCGTAAAGGGTATATGCCCACCAGGATCTCCAGGGAGGAGGAAGGATGGTGAGGGCCAGCGACACGCCGGATTCGTTCCAGTACCCGTCGTTGTTCGATCCTTTCACCCGGAAGGTATAATGGCCCGGGGAAACACCGGTATAATGGGCCGATCGCTGGTTGCCGGTATAGTACCACTCGTCTTCCAACCCTTCCAGATAAAACGCATACTGGTTTTTCTCAGGGATCAGGTAATCCAGGGCGGCAAATTCGAAGGAGAAGAAATTCTCATTATGGGTTAGCGTAATATGTCTTTTTACGGTCACACTGCTATCCAATGGAAACGGATTGTTAGCGACCTTAAAGTCTGTGATAGCCATGCGCGGAGTCAGCATGTTGTCTTTTACACTATCTGCGTAAAACCATAAAAAGCCATCGTCCGAACCAATGTCACTGCTTAAGAATAATCTCCCGTCTTCACTCTGATGAAATGTATTTGCAAAGTGAAAGGTAGAATTGAACCCGTCGAACGGTAATCCATCCCTGATGTCAAAAAACCGTACTGCATTTTCAGCCCAGGTTCCCGGCCGATACCTGATCAATCCCCTGTCGGCATGAAAAATCCATAAGTGACCTTGACTATCACCGAAGATTCTGATGATCTTTCCTGTATACTTTTTATTAAACACAGTGTCGGATACACACTGTCTGTCATTGAAATTGTAAACGCTCAACCCTTTATCTGATCCCAACCACAGGATTCCATTGAGGTCTTCGTAGATAGCAGTGACACAGGAGCCGGAAAATCCATTCTGGCCGGACCGATCATCCAGGCAGCTGGTAAAACCCAGGGGATCCCTGTTTTCAGGTTGAAGGCAGTACAGGCCGCCATCCCCGGTGCTGACCCAGAGATTGTGTTTTGAATCCTTCGCAATACGCAGGATCTCTGCTTTTTGAAGTTTATCGTGTTCTACAGGATGCGCCCGGTCCAATACGGGATCCCTCCTGTCCTTGAAATAAAGTCCGGTGTTCGTCCCGATCCATAATACACCCTCCTGATCTTCCACAATATTTTCAATAATAGTTGGTTCCGGGATACCTGCCGGAAAAGGTAATTCCACTTTGGTGAACGTTTTTTTATCCCTGTCGAAAGCAACCAGCCCCCAGGCGTTAAAACCAAGCCACAGGATACGATCGTTACCTTCGCAGATACAGACGATCTGGTTGTGCTGCTTCTCGTCAAAGGTGTCGATGCCGAACTGCCACCGGGAATAATTTCCCACCAGTTGAAAATCCCTGTCGTATTGAAAAAGGCCCATATCAATACCGCCGATCCACAGGTTTTCATCATGGTCCATAAGAAAGCAGGCAGGCTGGCAATGAACATTCTCATCAGGCAAGTACATGATGACCTGGTGAAAGGGGCTGGCATTCACATTCAAAATATCCACTCCTGAAGAGATCGTACCGATCCACAATAATCCGGACTCATCCAGGCAGAGGTTCAGCAGAAAATGATTTGAAATGCTCAGGGGATCAAGCTTATCTTCAAAGTAGGCTTCAAATTTTTCACAGTTGGGATCAAACCTGTTCAATCCCCACTGCGTTGCGATCCACACTACGGGATGATCTTTTTCTCCGGCCACGACGATCGATCTTACATAGATATTGCTTATGAATTTGGTTCGATCGGGATCCGCATGCAAAAATCCATTTAATCCCACTGGCAGGTAATGTATCATTTCATTGGTGCTTCTGTTATATTTGAACATCCCCCAGTGTGTACCCATCCACAACATACCCAATGCATCCTCTGCAAAGCAGGAAACCTGACTGTAATCGGGAGGTAACTCTGTTCCAAGGTCAAAGGAGGTGAATCGTTCTGTCAGCCGGTCAAACCGGTATACGTTCCCGGCTGAACCAACCCAGAACGTTCCGGTGTTATCCTCAAGCAGTGCCAGGATCCTGTCACCGGGATGACCGGGATTTACGGTTTCGGGCCGGAAGGAGCTGAAATGCCTGCTGGTCGGGTCATATTTGTTGAGTCCTCCGTTCGTTCCGATCCACATCATCCCCTCCCGATCCTGATAGATCGTATTGACCGTATTATTGCTCAGACTGTTGGGATCCTCGGGATCGGACAAGAAAGCGGTAAATGTTTCATGTACCCGGTCGAAAAGTTGCAGTCCGTTCTGAGCAGTTCCCACCCACAGGTTTCCGTCACGATCTTCCAGAAGTACCTGGATCGCATGGTTCCCTGATCCTGAATGTGGATCTTCCTTTATTGGATATGTTTTAATCTGGTATCCGTCAAAACGAGCCAGCCCATTGCTGGTTCCAAACCACACGAACCCGTTGTGGTCCTTGATGATCGACAAAACCTTGTTTGAAGGTAGCCCCTGTTTAGTTGTCAGATGCCTGAACCTGAGGGATGGTGTTTGTGAGAAGCTGGTGATGGCCGTACAAAGCAATAAAACAGTCAATACGGGGTATTTGGGGAAATGAGCCATAGCCTGGACAGAAAAACACATGTAAATATACAATATTAATTGACGATTGTCAATTTTCGATGTTCAATGGGATGGCAATTTTTCAAGCAGGACGACACAAACCGCTCCGATAAAACCGAGCACCGTGAAAATACCTGCCAGCTTGCCTCCATGTTCAAAGGCCTCCGGTATCATCGTGTTGGCCAGCATCACCAGGATGGCTCCTCCGGCAAATGCCTGGATGAAGGCGATTGTAAGATGGGAAGCGTTGCTGAAAAGACCATAACCGGCCAGGGAAGCCAGTGAGCACACCAGGGCGATGATCAGCCACAAAAGCTGGATTTTTGTCCTGCTCCAGGCCCCGGCAACCATACCCGAGGTCCCTGCGATTGCCTCCGGCAGGTTGGAAATGAAAACAGCCACCAGCATGGCCAGGCTGACTTTCCCTCCGCCTATCAGTCCCATACCGATGACGATGGATTCAGGAATGCCATCCAGGATGGTCCCCAGAACGATCGGGACGACCAGGTTTGAGTCGTGGGATCCTGCAATCTTTTTTCGGCCACGTGCACCCATTTTGCTGATCAGCAGGTCGCTGAAGAAAAAGGTAAGCGCCCCGATAAGCAATCCCAGGATGGCCATGCCACTGCCTTTGGCAAGTGTTACAGCTTCGTAGGTGAGTTCATACGTTACCGCTATCACGAGCACGCCTGCTCCGAACGCCATGATCAAACCAAGTGTGCGCCGGCCGATCCGGACTCTCGACCCGAGGGAGCCACCAATGATCAGGGATGTTGTGGCAACGAATCCCCAGAAAAAAGCATTGAGCATATTGAAAAAGAATGTAAATCAAAGCAAATATAAAAAAAAGAATCCCTGTTGACCTTTCCCGGATGCTTCTTTCATCCCTGAAATTCCTATATTTGATCGTCAAAAAAGATCCGGCTTATGCTTTCCATCCAAATTCAGCTTCAACAGCAGGGTACGCTCATAACCCTCGAAGGCCAGTTCAACGCCCTTGGAGCGGTTGATTTCGATGGGCAGACTGCCGGAATGGCCATAGAGAACAGGAATGTCATTCTGGATTTCAGCCGCGTGACCTTCCTTTCCAGCGCCGGGATCCGTTCCATCCTCAAACTGGAGCAATCCATGCGTCCGTCAAAGGGAACGCTTTATGTTGCGGGTATCTCTGACGCCATCAGCCAGGTCCTCGATATTTCCGGCCTGTCGCGCTATCTGAACATTCACCGTGATCTGCCTGAGACCTATGCACAGATTGACAGAATCAGTCAACCGGGATTGCATTTTGAAACAGAAATCTGTACATATCAGATCAGGTTATCCTCAGCGGCCACCAGCCAGGCGCTCATCTGGAATAAAAAATTCAAAACCCCAACCTGGGGTGTTGCGGATGACCGCCCCATACTGGCCAGTTCCCGGGAATTCATCCTGGCAATCGGACAGGGATCCTTTGTCCAGGGAACTCAGCCGGAAGAACTTCAGCGCGGGCATTTCCTGACGATCGGGCGGTTTACGGGCATTTGTCCTGCTGCCAGGGACCTGCCGTTTGATTACATGCTGACGGATCCTCGCGACGGTTGCGGAATCCACGTGTGGGATGCACTGAGCTTTGCTGGTGAACCGGACGCTGAGATCCTGATACATGCAAAAGGAGAGGTCACGCTAAGCCAGCTGATCTGCGACCTTTATCAGGTTATCGCCAGGGCGACCCAGCGGGTTCCGGAAGTGATCGGAATGCTTCTGGAAGGCGAGGTCAATGAAAAAGAGGGTTTCCAGGGCAGGAAGGAAAATT contains these protein-coding regions:
- a CDS encoding two-component regulator propeller domain-containing protein — protein: MAHFPKYPVLTVLLLCTAITSFSQTPSLRFRHLTTKQGLPSNKVLSIIKDHNGFVWFGTSNGLARFDGYQIKTYPIKEDPHSGSGNHAIQVLLEDRDGNLWVGTAQNGLQLFDRVHETFTAFLSDPEDPNSLSNNTVNTIYQDREGMMWIGTNGGLNKYDPTSRHFSSFRPETVNPGHPGDRILALLEDNTGTFWVGSAGNVYRFDRLTERFTSFDLGTELPPDYSQVSCFAEDALGMLWMGTHWGMFKYNRSTNEMIHYLPVGLNGFLHADPDRTKFISNIYVRSIVVAGEKDHPVVWIATQWGLNRFDPNCEKFEAYFEDKLDPLSISNHFLLNLCLDESGLLWIGTISSGVDILNVNASPFHQVIMYLPDENVHCQPACFLMDHDENLWIGGIDMGLFQYDRDFQLVGNYSRWQFGIDTFDEKQHNQIVCICEGNDRILWLGFNAWGLVAFDRDKKTFTKVELPFPAGIPEPTIIENIVEDQEGVLWIGTNTGLYFKDRRDPVLDRAHPVEHDKLQKAEILRIAKDSKHNLWVSTGDGGLYCLQPENRDPLGFTSCLDDRSGQNGFSGSCVTAIYEDLNGILWLGSDKGLSVYNFNDRQCVSDTVFNKKYTGKIIRIFGDSQGHLWIFHADRGLIRYRPGTWAENAVRFFDIRDGLPFDGFNSTFHFANTFHQSEDGRLFLSSDIGSDDGFLWFYADSVKDNMLTPRMAITDFKVANNPFPLDSSVTVKRHITLTHNENFFSFEFAALDYLIPEKNQYAFYLEGLEDEWYYTGNQRSAHYTGVSPGHYTFRVKGSNNDGYWNESGVSLALTILPPPWRSWWAYTLYGLLLVGAIIAWRQYDLKRQRLKHALEIEHIEAQKLKELDSMKSRFFANISHEFRTPLTLILGPLQKLFSKTTDEESKQDIAIMQRHATCLQNLINQLLELSRLESGKMELQLEERDVIPLIKRYVQSFESLAKLKGIQLEFSAQSDGIPALVDPDKIEKILFNLLGNAFKWTADGGRILVEVGRFTGLQVYRSAGPRERGVRMEVPEDLKARRPSDSFDMVEILISDTGAGILPEKLPRIFDRFYQAGDSYTKDGEGTGIGLALTKELVELHGGTITVESVVNQGSTFRVFLPIGKQVGSWQLAVGNKKRVGNWQLAVGNKKRVGNGQLAVGNKKRVGNWQLAVGNKKRVGNGQLAVGNKKIVGNGQLAVGNKKIVGNGQLAVSNEDRGVFRKVCHLFPG